From Channa argus isolate prfri chromosome 21, Channa argus male v1.0, whole genome shotgun sequence, one genomic window encodes:
- the tmem168a gene encoding transmembrane protein 168-A, with protein sequence MARDKEEEELMVSGPKEVDVFTSVRCLGYLSSVNLLVAVCVGMYVRWEVTSEPMILVIFILGLFVLGIASILHYYFAMEKASLSLFHLWFGFLLGLLCFLNSSTLDSNVKELVANYLLLASVIMKTVWAITERICSSIRYKPTLLTSTELLELLGFGIASTSMLIHKSAAIIGLVVGLGALIVDLRMKSLLAMPNLVSFALVTSLVFFQAIGIRANPYALGCYLGRLLCEPVLDVYFSGLGPSERWLPVLSFGKVWRRLSLLPLSVTELAFFVLAALKLGHLELWYLVIPGFCVFGVFWFICHIILIITIWGFHTKLSECQKAWRAQRSSSRSLDQVMASRGIRHFCLISERLAFFSLLSTVILAAVSWQPSNGLFLSALLVVLPLESLAHGLFHELGSCLGGTCIGYALVIPNTYCSADGQPTLLPPEQEQQLNLRSTGMLNSVQRLFSHHMIQSFGCDYSTSGVTLEAMQTKLRDFLERRTADGPRHDTYLIFYSGPTYKGTGAWALAGGESLHLAQLLELWKEKNADHCSRLILVLDTESSLPWVKEVRRVEGIYVAVQGAELSTIRVDLEAGDIPFLGDFTSEWVEFNCNPSSDNHWSEKGRSVTAIYGVSKRWSDYTLHLPTGSDVAKHWKTHFPKATYPMVHLSNWCCGLNLFWLCSVCLRCFRRCKLAWFPPAVLDTGQGIKLVHS encoded by the exons ATGGCTCgggacaaagaagaagaggagctgATGGTCAGTGGACCCAAGGAAGTGGATGTGTTTACATCAGTGCGTTGTCTGGGTTATCTGTCCTCTGTCAACCTCCTTGTGGCAGTATGCGTTGGCATGTACGTACGCTGGGAGGTGACAAGTGAACCAATGATACTGGTCATCTTCATTCTGGGCCTCTTTGTCCTGGGAATAGCCAGCATCCTCCATTACTACTTTGCTATGGAGAAAGCTAGCCTCAGTTTGTTCCATTTGTGGTTTGGCTTTCTCCTCGGTCTTCTGTGCTTCCTCAACAGCTCCACCCTGGATTCAAATGTCAAAGAACTAGTTGCCAACTATCTCCTACTAGCCAGTGTAATTATGAAAACAGTGTGGGCTATAACTGAGCGAATATGCAGCTCCATCCGATACAAACCCACCTTACTAACGTCCACTGAGCTGCTGGAGCTCCTGGGATTTGGCATTGCCAGCACTTCCATGCTTATTCACAAGTCAGCGGCCATAATAGGCTTAGTAGTGGGCCTGGGGGCTCTCATTGTAGACTTGCGGATGAAATCTCTCCTGGCTATGCCCAACTTGGTCAGTTTTGCCTTGGTTACGtctcttgtgtttttccagGCCATAGGCATCAGAGCTAATCCCTATGCTTTAGGCTGCTACTTGGGCAGGCTGCTCTGTGAGCCTGTGTTGGATGTATACTTCAGTGGGCTGGGCCCCAGTGAGCGCTGGTTGCCAGTGCTGTCCTTCGGGAAGGTGTGGAGGAGACTGTCCCTGTTGCCTCTTAGTGTGACCGAGTTGGCCTTCTTTGTACTGGCTGCCTTAAAG CTGGGCCACTTGGAGCTGTGGTATCTGGTGATCCCAGGCTTCTGCGTGTTTGGCGTTTTCTGGTTCATTTGCCACATAATTCTGATCATCACAATTTGGGGCTTTCACACCAAGTTAAGTGAGTGTCAGAAGGCCTGGCGTGCCCAGCGATCCAGTAGCCGCAGTCTGGACCAAGTCATGGCCTCCAGAGGCATCCGACACTTCTGCCTCATTTCAGAACGACTGGCATTCTTTAGTCTGCTGTCAACAGTTATACTGGCAGCTGTGTCTTGGCAG CCCTCCAACGGCCTCTTTCTCAGTGCTCTGCTAGTGGTGCTGCCGTTGGAATCGCTGGCCCATGGCTTGTTTCACGAGTTGGGCAGCTGCCTGGGGGGAACCTGTATTGGCTATGCCCTGGTCATACCTAACACATACTGCAG CGCTGATGGCCAGCCCACTCTCCTACCACCTGAGCAGGAACAGCAGTTGAATCTGCGCTCTACGGGTATGCTGAACAGTGTGCAGCGTCTCTTCTCCCACCACATGATCCAGAGCTTTGGCTGTGACTATTCAACCAGTGGTGTTACGCTGGAGGCCATGCAGACAAAGCTGCGTGACTTTCTAGAGCGTCGTACTGCAGACGGGCCACGTCATGACACCTATCTAATTTTCTACAGTGGGCCCACATACAAAGGCACCGGTGCCTGGGCTCTGGCAG GAGGTGAGAGTCTTCACCTGGCCCAGTTGCTAGAGTTGTGGAAGGAGAAGAACGCCGATCACTGCTCCCGTCTCATCCTTGTCCTAGATACAGAGAGCTCCCTCCCCTGGGTGAAGGAGGTGCGCAGGGTAGAGGGCATTTATGTAGCTGTGCAGGGGGCTGAACTGTCTACCATAAGAGTGGACCTAGAGGCTGGAGATATTCCCTTCTTAGGGGACTTTACTTCGGAATGGGTGGAATTCAACTGCAACCCAAGCAGTGACAACCATTGGTCAGAAAAGGGAAGGAGTGTCACAGCCATCTATGGCGTATCTAAACGCTGGAGCGACTACACACTTCACCTACCCACTGGAAGTGACGTAGCCAAGCACTGGAAGACGCACTTTCCCAAGGCTACATATCCCATGGTGCACCTGTCCAACTGGTGCTGTGGTCTGAACCTGTTCTGGTTATGTAGCGTTTGTCTGCGCTGTTTCAGGAGGTGTAAACTAGCCTGGTTCCCACCAGCTGTACTGGACACTGGGCAGGGCATTAAATTGGTGCATTCATAG